In Nocardioides cavernae, a single genomic region encodes these proteins:
- a CDS encoding NADP-dependent oxidoreductase yields MAHRWIATRPGGLDVFVFEEHDVPVPQAGEVTISVRAAGMNPADAKHVATGAGDFPRAIGYEVAGVVTAVGPGAEIGSGPVAVGDEVLAFRISGGWATEVTVPAQDVFAKPPSLSFGEAANLLLAGTTAAEMLHVVGVSRGDTIVVHGASGAVGVSVLQQAAWLGARVIGTASPSNHDVVLRFGGDPVAYGEGLAERVRAAAPEGVAAALDCVGTEEAVAVSLALVADRGRIVTIAAADRARDEGFLAIAGARPASRDFRASVRADLVQRAGAGELVVPVARSFPLADALAATELLMGQHPGGKLVLVP; encoded by the coding sequence GGAGAGGTCACGATCTCCGTCCGCGCCGCCGGGATGAACCCAGCGGACGCCAAGCACGTGGCCACCGGCGCCGGCGACTTCCCGAGGGCGATCGGGTACGAGGTCGCTGGGGTCGTCACCGCGGTCGGACCGGGGGCCGAGATCGGCTCGGGTCCGGTGGCGGTGGGGGACGAGGTCCTCGCCTTCCGCATCAGCGGCGGCTGGGCGACCGAGGTGACCGTGCCGGCGCAGGACGTCTTCGCCAAGCCGCCATCCCTGTCCTTCGGCGAGGCCGCCAACCTGCTGCTCGCCGGCACGACCGCCGCCGAGATGCTGCACGTGGTCGGCGTCTCGCGCGGCGACACGATCGTGGTGCACGGTGCGTCCGGTGCCGTCGGCGTCAGCGTGCTGCAGCAGGCCGCGTGGCTCGGCGCCCGGGTGATCGGCACGGCCAGCCCGTCCAACCACGACGTCGTACTCCGCTTCGGCGGCGACCCGGTCGCCTACGGGGAAGGACTCGCGGAGCGCGTGCGCGCCGCCGCACCGGAGGGCGTCGCCGCGGCGCTCGACTGCGTGGGCACCGAGGAAGCAGTCGCGGTGTCCCTGGCCCTGGTTGCCGACCGCGGTCGCATCGTCACGATCGCGGCCGCGGACCGGGCGCGTGACGAGGGCTTCCTGGCCATCGCGGGTGCGCGGCCCGCGAGCCGTGACTTCCGCGCGTCCGTGCGGGCCGACCTGGTGCAGCGGGCGGGAGCCGGCGAGCTCGTCGTGCCCGTGGCCCGCTCGTTCCCGCTGGCCGACGCCCTCGCCGCGACCGAGCTGCTGATGGGCCAGCACCCGGGTGGAAAGCTCGTGCTCGTGCCCTGA
- a CDS encoding alpha/beta fold hydrolase, whose product MPSRTWPAGASVLSATGLRSRARARDDARDLARPDGPPTPWTMVGELAAPLDAARLVAALPRLAAAPRGDGHLVVDIPGWKAPELTGAPLRAYLTRLGYDARGWGFGTNTGDPRRDVERLSTRVLELVDETGEPASLVGWSLGGVIAREVARRHPDAVRRVVTYGTPVAGGARHTSVARSSNAGADADADRVARRLDASSPIRVPLTVLFSRRDGVVSWQACIDRATPSAEHVEVSSTHLGMGFDPDVWTVVADRLARPDLSG is encoded by the coding sequence ATGCCCTCCCGCACCTGGCCCGCCGGCGCGTCCGTGCTCTCCGCCACCGGCCTCCGGTCCCGTGCCAGGGCCCGCGACGACGCCCGTGACCTCGCCCGCCCCGACGGCCCGCCGACGCCGTGGACGATGGTCGGCGAGCTCGCGGCGCCGCTCGACGCGGCCCGCCTGGTCGCGGCCCTCCCCCGGCTCGCGGCGGCGCCCCGCGGCGACGGCCACCTCGTGGTCGACATCCCCGGCTGGAAGGCCCCCGAGCTCACGGGCGCGCCGCTGCGGGCCTACCTCACCCGGCTCGGGTACGACGCCCGCGGCTGGGGCTTCGGCACCAACACCGGCGACCCGCGCCGCGACGTCGAGCGGCTGTCGACCCGTGTGCTCGAGCTCGTCGACGAGACCGGCGAGCCGGCCTCGCTGGTCGGGTGGAGCCTCGGGGGCGTCATCGCGCGGGAGGTGGCGCGACGCCACCCGGACGCCGTACGACGCGTCGTCACCTACGGCACGCCGGTGGCCGGCGGCGCCCGTCACACGAGCGTCGCTCGCTCCTCGAACGCCGGGGCCGACGCGGACGCCGACCGCGTCGCCCGCCGGCTCGACGCCTCCTCCCCGATCCGGGTGCCGCTCACGGTGCTCTTCTCCCGCCGCGACGGCGTCGTCTCGTGGCAGGCGTGCATCGACCGCGCGACGCCGTCGGCCGAGCACGTCGAGGTGTCGTCGACGCACCTCGGGATGGGGTTCGACCCGGACGTGTGGACGGTCGTGGCGGACCGCCTCGCCCGTCCGGACCTCTCGGGCTGA
- a CDS encoding SRPBCC domain-containing protein has translation MELGTIERELYVEATPAVVFEVVSDPAHVKQWWSDDARYETVVGSEGEILFADADGGKVEAFTVVEVQPPTRFSFRWTHPAGEEAVEGNSLLVTFELVAQGAGTLVRFRETGFRERGWTAAVQQATYEDHVHGWDYFLPRLVTHAAALDARP, from the coding sequence ATGGAGCTGGGAACGATCGAGCGGGAGCTCTACGTCGAGGCGACCCCCGCGGTCGTCTTCGAGGTGGTGAGCGACCCGGCCCACGTGAAGCAGTGGTGGTCCGACGACGCGCGCTACGAGACCGTCGTCGGGTCGGAGGGCGAGATCCTGTTCGCCGACGCTGATGGCGGGAAGGTCGAGGCGTTCACCGTCGTGGAGGTGCAGCCGCCCACCCGCTTCTCCTTCCGCTGGACCCACCCGGCGGGGGAGGAGGCGGTGGAGGGCAACTCGCTGCTCGTCACCTTCGAGCTCGTCGCCCAGGGCGCGGGCACGCTGGTGCGCTTCCGGGAGACCGGCTTCCGCGAGCGGGGCTGGACCGCCGCCGTGCAGCAGGCGACCTACGAGGACCACGTCCACGGGTGGGACTACTTCCTGCCGCGCCTCGTCACGCACGCCGCAGCGCTGGACGCCCGGCCATGA
- a CDS encoding ArsR/SmtB family transcription factor, whose product MTEAVDDALWSAIGDPTRRQMIDLLLAAGSATSTSLSERLPVSRQAVAKHLVVLDRVGLVHGQTAGRERHYRIDEEQLSRALAQLEAVSTAWDGRLRRIKRLAEALQEERED is encoded by the coding sequence ATGACGGAGGCAGTCGACGACGCGCTCTGGTCGGCGATCGGCGACCCCACCCGGCGCCAGATGATCGACCTGCTCCTCGCGGCCGGGTCGGCCACGTCGACGTCGTTGAGCGAACGGCTCCCGGTCAGCCGGCAGGCGGTCGCGAAGCACCTGGTCGTGCTCGATCGGGTCGGCCTCGTGCACGGGCAGACGGCCGGCCGGGAACGGCACTACCGGATCGACGAGGAGCAGCTGTCCCGCGCGCTGGCGCAGCTCGAGGCCGTGAGCACGGCCTGGGACGGCCGGCTCCGCCGGATCAAGCGCCTCGCCGAGGCGCTTCAGGAGGAGCGCGAGGACTGA